The genomic interval TTAAGTGTAATAATGTAGTTTAACTTATTATACTTTTCACGCATTTTTTCAATAACATCAGCCTCAAAAGACTTAATTTCTGAATGCTCTTGTGCAATTGTGATAGCATTTTCATGCGCATAATCAGACAAAGCAAATGAAATTGATGGAATTGTAGATACCAAGAAAGCATCTTCGTAGCTTTCAATAGCCTCGATCAACGCGTTGTCAATTTGCTTGTTAACACGGTCAAACAAAGGTTCTGTTGCATCAAAGACTTCACTTGGAGTCTCAAAAAATTCGTTTTTCTTATCTTTACCATCTGTAAATAAATCAATCAAGTTTATACGTGGATCAATGTCGAACTTTGTTACTTTATTTGCGAAACGTAAACTTACAATATCAACAGTGAAACCCTTGCTAACTAAAAAATTAGCTTGATTAACAATTGTACGAACAGTTCCACCAATCCCATGTATATTGTAAACAAAAAACACTACTTTTCGATTCATTTATTTTCCCCTTACAGTTGCGTGATGATAATGTGTGTAATATCAGAAATAGACATGTTGGTTTGAAAGTCATCTTCAACAATTGCAATAATGTCCTTATATTTCTTAATATTCTTGGCACGCTTTAATTGAATAAAAATACGGTTCATGTAATCTGGACCTGGTTTTACATTCAAAAACTTTCCCAATTTAAAAATAGTTTCACGTGATGTCATAATCACGTAGCCACTCTCTGGCTTACTATCAATTTCAACTACATTACCTGATTGTAATGCATACACTTCATCATTCATAAACAAATACACTTGCTTATCATTAGAATTTGTAGGAAAATCGGTCTTTTTACGTAACAATTTTTCCACTGATCCAACCACACCAATCAAAAATGCTAGGTTTCCTGCAAACTTCAATCGGTTAAACAATTTATTAATATCACTCTTCATCATAACCCTCCCGGTTAATACTCATAACAGACAATATTTTTGATACGTTCATAATATATACCAAACTTCTAACACGCTTTCGACATACCTACAGTAGTTCAAAAAACGTATACGTTTAGCCTACAATTAGAATAATCGCAATATAAACAACATTATATCATATCTCAAAGGTTTGGTTAAGTTTCATACTCTGCCATGTTCTAAAAATTTAATAGTATTTATAAACATAAAAAAAGAGTTAACTCCAATGAGTTAACTCTCTTTTTGATGTTTAGTACACACCGATTCATTGCTGTCTCTTATGTATGTCCCCTAAACTGTCCCCAAAACGCTAATAAACTGCAGTCTATAGCGGTTTGCTTACTTAACGGCGTCCTTCAATGCCTTACCAGGCTTGAATGCAGGTACCTTTGATGCTGGAATTTCGATTTCTTCCTTTGTTTGTGGGTTACGTCCCTTACGTGCGGCACGTGAACGAACTTCAAAGTTACCGAATCCGATCAATTGAACCTTTTCTCCCTTAGCCAATGAATCTTGGATAGATGAGAAAACGGCGTCTACTG from Weissella ceti carries:
- a CDS encoding HU family DNA-binding protein, coding for MANKQELVNDVATATGLTKKDAASAVDAVFSSIQDSLAKGEKVQLIGFGNFEVRSRAARKGRNPQTKEEIEIPASKVPAFKPGKALKDAVK